In Zea mays cultivar B73 chromosome 7, Zm-B73-REFERENCE-NAM-5.0, whole genome shotgun sequence, the following proteins share a genomic window:
- the LOC100279452 gene encoding uncharacterized protein LOC100279452, which yields MEAMDVKYKPVMFPNGAGLKKPKPAAAVALAGEPLYRECLKNHAASLGGHAVDGCGEFMPSPGANPADPTSLKCAACGCHRNFHRRTLEGSPPPPAPAPLALPPPPSVMHGQPHRAREETPEDRHPGVVDADDSDSDSEGSEYDEERSVSPPPPPHHLLPAPVAQQPPPPSYFPTAPHMVLSLGSGVPGPAVAVSPAQRLAPTQLTPSSAPPHAGGAMPMPRKRFRTKFTAEQKQRMQELSERLGWRLQKRDEAIVDEWCRDIGVGKGVFKVWMHNNKHNFLGGHSARRSASSPAPAPAAASLQTPAAGAGAAAAPSFHPSRITPPPPVLTSSPTAATGFNINGAASSAPTVATDYTTDNANGASSPHSA from the coding sequence ATGGAAGCCATGGACGTCAAGTACAAGCCCGTCATGTTCCCCAACGGCGCCGGCCTCAAGAAGCCGAAGCCGGCGGCGGCCGTGGCGCTGGCCGGGGAGCCGCTGTACCGGGAGTGCCTCAAGAACCACGCCGCGAGCCTGGGCGGGCACGCCGTCGACGGTTGCGGCGAGTTCATGCCCTCGCCGGGGGCCAACCCCGCCGACCCGACGTCGCTCAAGTGCGCGGCGTGCGGGTGCCACCGCAACTTCCACCGCCGGACGCTGGAGGGTTCCCCtccgccgcccgcgcccgcgccgctgGCGCTCCCGCCTCCGCCGAGCGTGATGCACGGCCAGCCGCACCGCGCCCGGGAGGAGACGCCCGAGGACCGCCACCCGGGGGTCGTCGACGCCGACGACTCCGATTCCGACTCGGAAGGCTCGGAGTACGACGAGGAGCGGTCGGtgtccccgccgccgccgccgcaccaCCTGCTGCCGGCGCCGGTGGCGCAGCAGCCCCCGCCACCGTCCTACTTCCCGACGGCGCCGCACATGGTGCTCTCGCTAGGTTCCGGCGTGCCCGGGCCCGCGGTGGCGGTATCCCCGGCGCAGAGGCTGGCCCCGACCCAGCTGACGCCGTCCAGCGCGCCGCCCCACGCCGGGGGCGCGATGCCCATGCCCAGGAAGCGGTTCCGCACCAAGTTCACCGCCGAGCAGAAGCAGCGGATGCAGGAGCTGTCGGAGCGGCTCGGGTGGCGGCTGCAGAAGCGCGACGAGGCCATCGTCGACGAGTGGTGCCGCGACATCGGCGTCGGCAAGGGCGTCTTCAAGGTCTGGATGCACAACAACAAGCACAACTTCCTGGGCGGGCACAGCGCCCGCCGCAGCGCCTCctcgcccgcccccgcccccgccgccgCGTCGCTCCAAACCCCagccgccggcgccggcgctgCTGCAGCACCGTCATTCCACCCGTCCAGGATCACCCCTCCCCCTCCCGTCCTCACCTCGTCCCCgacggccgccaccggcttcaacATCAACGGCGCCGCCTCGTCGGCGCCCACCGTCGCCACCGACTACACCACGGACAACGCCAACGGAGCTTCGTCGCCGCACTCCGCTTGA